A genomic window from Cloacibacillus evryensis DSM 19522 includes:
- the cfa gene encoding cyclopropane fatty acyl phospholipid synthase, whose amino-acid sequence MLPLSIQQKLAVCGIEINGPHEWDPQVNNEEFYSRVIAEKNLGLGEAYMDGWWNCKRLDELLCRIIKCGVEYDIKGSLRYALLLLPMKLINMQSRSRSHRAAEEHYDIGNDFFFSFLDPLRQYSCAYFKDTADLDAAQVNKLELIAGKLELKEGDRLLDIGCGWGGLSKYMASRYGCRVTAVNISREQLAFAREDCKGLPVEFIECDYRDISGEYDKVVSVGMFEHVGSKNFRSYMNVVHRVLRKNGIFLLHTIGGNTSGINCDRWLNKYIFPHGSLPSAAQIASAAEGLFVIEDLHNLGAHYDKTLMSWYRNFTKSWPAFAERYGERFQRMWSYYLLSCAGAFRSRAIQLFQVLMTRSCDAREQPSATLR is encoded by the coding sequence ATGCTTCCTTTATCTATTCAACAAAAATTGGCCGTCTGCGGCATTGAGATAAACGGGCCGCATGAATGGGACCCCCAGGTCAATAATGAAGAATTCTACAGCCGCGTTATCGCCGAGAAAAACCTCGGCCTTGGCGAAGCATATATGGACGGCTGGTGGAACTGTAAACGCCTGGACGAGCTTCTCTGCCGGATCATAAAATGCGGCGTCGAGTACGACATCAAGGGAAGTCTGCGTTACGCGCTGCTGCTGCTGCCGATGAAGCTGATAAACATGCAGTCGCGTTCCCGCAGCCACAGGGCGGCGGAGGAACACTATGACATCGGCAACGACTTTTTCTTCTCATTCCTCGACCCTCTGCGCCAGTACAGCTGCGCCTACTTCAAGGATACCGCGGACCTGGACGCGGCCCAGGTCAACAAGCTGGAACTGATCGCAGGGAAGCTCGAACTGAAGGAGGGAGACCGCCTCCTGGATATAGGCTGCGGGTGGGGCGGCCTGTCGAAATACATGGCCTCCCGTTACGGCTGCCGTGTGACCGCCGTCAATATATCGCGGGAGCAGCTGGCCTTCGCGCGGGAGGACTGCAAGGGGCTGCCGGTCGAGTTCATCGAATGCGACTACCGGGATATCAGCGGCGAGTATGACAAGGTCGTATCGGTAGGGATGTTTGAACATGTCGGCAGCAAAAATTTCCGTTCTTATATGAACGTCGTACACCGCGTCCTGCGAAAAAACGGCATCTTTCTGCTGCACACGATCGGAGGCAATACCTCAGGCATAAATTGTGACCGGTGGCTCAACAAATACATCTTCCCCCACGGCTCGCTACCCTCGGCGGCACAGATAGCGTCGGCAGCGGAGGGGCTTTTTGTAATAGAAGACCTTCATAATCTCGGCGCCCATTACGACAAGACCCTGATGAGCTGGTATCGTAATTTCACGAAATCGTGGCCGGCCTTTGCCGAAAGATACGGCGAACGTTTCCAGCGCATGTGGAGCTACTACCTGCTCTCCTGCGCCGGTGCCTTCCGCTCCCGCGCCATCCAGCTTTTTCAGGTGCTGATGACGAGATCGTGCGACGCAAGGGAACAGCCGTCCGCCACGCTGCGGTAA
- a CDS encoding DMT family protein — MLRYTAPLILLFVSNIFMTYAWYGHLKYVGAKPLIVAILVSWGVAFFEYCFQVPANRIGHAVYSLPQLKIMQEVITMAIFAGFSFFVMKEKLSLNYLWASFCMVGAVFFIFRGN; from the coding sequence ATGCTAAGATATACGGCCCCGTTGATCCTTCTCTTTGTCTCCAACATCTTTATGACCTACGCTTGGTACGGCCATCTTAAATATGTCGGCGCGAAGCCGCTGATCGTGGCGATCCTCGTCAGTTGGGGCGTCGCCTTTTTTGAATACTGCTTTCAGGTGCCGGCGAACCGCATCGGGCACGCCGTCTATTCGCTGCCTCAGCTCAAAATCATGCAGGAGGTCATTACGATGGCCATCTTCGCAGGTTTTTCATTCTTTGTGATGAAGGAAAAGCTTTCGCTCAATTATCTCTGGGCTTCGTTTTGTATGGTGGGGGCGGTATTCTTCATTTTTCGCGGGAACTAG
- a CDS encoding DMT family transporter → MKKESFLQVYILATLTVVFWGASFAGAKVALEQADPLLVMFLRFVLSLAMLLPTAWYCGELALPTPRQALVLAFMGFMGFFFHIGIQTVAMRSSGSATANWQMAAAPAMTALLASFFLKERLPRVGILGIILAFLGVTVVLGLGTKGARGASSYNFGDFLISLSVINWAAFMVLTRWLFKENRYPPVFTIFWEIFFAVLMCLPALALTGTDISVSAGFSRRTWEALAFLGFLCSGLAYVFWYYAAANIPVAKLMVFQFLQPLVGVVVAYFVIGERFTPWLFLGGAMIVSGVWTVNRRHS, encoded by the coding sequence ATGAAAAAAGAGAGCTTTTTACAAGTCTACATCCTCGCGACGCTCACGGTAGTTTTTTGGGGCGCCAGCTTCGCGGGGGCAAAGGTCGCTCTGGAGCAGGCGGACCCCCTGCTGGTGATGTTCCTGCGCTTCGTGCTCTCGCTGGCGATGCTGCTTCCCACCGCCTGGTATTGCGGCGAACTTGCGCTGCCGACGCCCCGTCAGGCCCTGGTGTTGGCTTTTATGGGTTTTATGGGCTTTTTCTTTCATATCGGCATCCAGACGGTGGCGATGCGCAGCTCCGGCAGCGCGACGGCTAATTGGCAGATGGCGGCGGCGCCGGCGATGACAGCGCTGCTCGCCAGCTTCTTCTTAAAAGAACGGCTCCCGCGCGTTGGGATATTGGGGATAATTCTCGCCTTCCTTGGCGTGACGGTCGTTCTTGGGCTCGGTACAAAGGGCGCGCGCGGGGCATCTTCATACAATTTCGGTGATTTCCTGATATCGCTCTCCGTTATCAACTGGGCCGCCTTCATGGTACTTACACGCTGGCTGTTTAAGGAGAACCGGTATCCGCCTGTATTCACGATATTCTGGGAGATTTTTTTCGCGGTGCTGATGTGCCTGCCGGCTCTCGCACTGACCGGCACGGATATTTCGGTATCGGCCGGTTTCAGCCGGCGCACCTGGGAGGCGCTCGCTTTCCTCGGCTTTTTATGTTCCGGGCTCGCCTATGTCTTTTGGTATTACGCGGCGGCGAATATCCCCGTCGCCAAGCTGATGGTATTCCAATTTTTACAGCCTTTGGTGGGAGTCGTCGTCGCCTATTTCGTCATCGGAGAACGCTTCACGCCTTGGCTGTTTCTCGGCGGCGCAATGATCGTATCCGGCGTATGGACGGTAAACAGACGTCACAGCTGA
- a CDS encoding LysR family transcriptional regulator, whose protein sequence is MNLLNMRYFIEAAETLNFTKAANNLNISQQALSTHIAALERELDAELFIRSVPVTLTQGGLLFKKYAQRFLDEYSSMIHEMNDIKDERRGALSIGIAHTRGRILLPRILPHFQRAFPKVDIKITEGRNDEMQKSLSEGKLELLICKLPVIGANVRSEFFYQEKAVLMVSDALLEKYFGAEKDAVAKEIERTADIGPLEKLPFMLPHRGDLMRAVADELIGRAGFIPDIIVESENIETLLEMAVRGIGVTFYPKMFIDYSGFINFPDAFHIIPLNTPAAAYSMGFCCPKERYLSFAAREFIRIAKENIRL, encoded by the coding sequence TTGAACCTACTGAATATGAGATATTTTATTGAGGCCGCGGAAACGCTGAATTTTACAAAAGCGGCAAACAACCTGAATATCTCACAACAGGCGTTGAGCACGCACATCGCGGCTTTGGAAAGAGAACTGGATGCTGAACTGTTTATACGCAGCGTTCCCGTGACGCTGACGCAGGGCGGTTTGCTCTTCAAGAAATACGCCCAAAGGTTTCTGGATGAATACAGCTCAATGATACATGAGATGAACGATATAAAAGACGAGCGCAGAGGCGCCCTCTCCATCGGCATCGCCCATACGCGGGGGAGGATACTGCTTCCGAGGATACTTCCTCACTTTCAGAGGGCCTTCCCGAAGGTGGACATAAAAATCACGGAAGGAAGAAACGACGAAATGCAAAAATCTCTGTCGGAGGGCAAACTTGAACTGCTTATATGCAAGCTGCCCGTCATCGGCGCGAACGTCAGGAGCGAGTTCTTTTACCAGGAAAAAGCTGTGCTTATGGTCTCCGACGCATTGCTTGAAAAATACTTCGGCGCGGAGAAAGATGCCGTAGCGAAAGAAATCGAGCGGACTGCCGACATAGGTCCGCTCGAAAAGCTGCCCTTCATGCTCCCGCACAGAGGTGATTTGATGCGCGCGGTCGCGGACGAACTGATCGGTAGGGCCGGTTTTATACCTGACATAATCGTAGAGTCGGAGAACATAGAGACGCTGCTGGAAATGGCCGTCCGCGGCATCGGCGTCACATTCTATCCAAAGATGTTCATAGACTATTCAGGCTTCATCAACTTTCCGGACGCTTTTCATATAATACCGCTAAATACGCCCGCGGCTGCATACTCTATGGGCTTCTGCTGTCCGAAAGAAAGATATCTATCCTTCGCCGCGAGGGAATTTATCCGGATCGCGAAGGAGAACATCCGTCTTTAA
- a CDS encoding GNAT family N-acetyltransferase, translating into MRWKIKTFEELSTSELYDILVQRCDIFVVEQRCPYPDVDGADRQAWQLIGHDEEGRLAASMRILKPGATYDTLAMGRVAVARECRGHGYAREMMERAIDFATGVLGENTIKIGAQDYLTGFYESLGFRRISEVYLEDGIPHVDMIYQKY; encoded by the coding sequence ATGCGCTGGAAGATAAAAACTTTCGAAGAGCTTTCGACATCCGAACTTTATGACATTCTAGTGCAGCGGTGCGATATCTTTGTCGTTGAGCAGCGCTGCCCATATCCCGACGTTGACGGCGCGGACCGCCAGGCATGGCAGCTCATCGGTCACGACGAAGAGGGACGTCTCGCGGCCTCGATGCGCATACTCAAACCCGGCGCAACTTATGACACTCTCGCGATGGGACGCGTCGCCGTCGCGCGGGAATGTCGCGGACACGGCTATGCGCGCGAAATGATGGAGCGGGCCATTGACTTCGCGACGGGCGTTCTCGGCGAAAATACGATAAAGATCGGCGCTCAAGATTATCTGACCGGCTTTTACGAATCACTGGGCTTCAGGCGCATCTCCGAGGTCTATCTTGAAGACGGAATTCCCCATGTGGATATGATCTATCAAAAATATTGA
- a CDS encoding CdaR family transcriptional regulator — protein sequence MQFPKRSAMNIVQEIGDVIGEKINMMDSEGVIIASTDPARMKTFHAGAKKLVEERLDELVVRYDGEFDGARQGINLPITFEEKIVGVIGVTGPYEKVRKYGQIIKKMTEILILDIALSEQLGIENRARSRFLNDWVHASPAEVATLAESARSLHIDITIPRRVLLLSVVPLRNDGATETQVTIEGAERRVSEFCGAGKDIIVFKLESRIALLVPAQSDEGMLTFASGLKREVEGCCPVSLAIGIDAEYRGYQYMAAAFERAERALRTCLRSPSRQPRLYDSLNMEIFLGEIPDAVKAEYVKRIFRNCAPEEIAACISMLELYYECEGSVSEASKRLFIHKNTLQYRLRRLADTTGYDPRSIKFSSLYYNAIHFYRDISNII from the coding sequence ATGCAGTTTCCAAAACGGAGCGCCATGAATATCGTGCAGGAGATCGGGGACGTTATCGGCGAGAAGATAAATATGATGGATTCGGAGGGAGTCATCATCGCCAGTACCGACCCGGCGCGGATGAAGACCTTCCATGCCGGCGCCAAGAAGCTGGTCGAGGAGCGGCTGGACGAGCTTGTCGTGCGTTATGATGGAGAATTTGACGGCGCCAGGCAGGGCATAAATCTGCCCATCACCTTCGAGGAGAAGATCGTGGGGGTGATCGGCGTCACGGGGCCTTATGAAAAGGTGCGCAAGTATGGGCAGATCATCAAGAAGATGACGGAGATACTCATTCTCGATATCGCGCTCTCAGAGCAGTTGGGCATCGAGAACCGCGCTCGCAGCCGTTTTCTCAACGACTGGGTCCACGCGTCGCCGGCCGAGGTCGCGACTCTCGCCGAAAGCGCCAGAAGCCTTCATATAGATATCACCATACCGCGCCGGGTGCTGCTCCTTTCGGTCGTGCCGCTCAGGAACGACGGCGCCACGGAGACGCAGGTCACGATCGAAGGGGCGGAGCGGCGTGTCTCCGAGTTCTGCGGGGCCGGCAAGGATATTATAGTTTTCAAGCTTGAAAGCCGTATCGCGCTGCTTGTCCCGGCTCAGTCCGACGAGGGGATGCTGACCTTTGCCTCCGGCCTTAAACGCGAGGTCGAAGGTTGCTGTCCTGTTTCGCTGGCGATCGGGATCGACGCCGAATACAGGGGCTACCAATATATGGCGGCAGCCTTTGAGCGCGCGGAGAGGGCGCTGCGTACATGTCTGCGTTCCCCGTCGAGGCAGCCGCGTCTTTACGACAGTCTCAACATGGAGATTTTTCTCGGCGAGATCCCGGACGCCGTTAAGGCCGAATATGTCAAAAGGATCTTCCGCAACTGCGCGCCGGAGGAGATCGCCGCCTGCATATCTATGCTTGAGCTTTATTACGAATGCGAGGGCTCCGTCTCCGAGGCGTCGAAGCGGCTTTTCATCCATAAGAACACGCTGCAGTACCGGCTGCGGCGGCTGGCCGATACCACGGGCTACGATCCGCGCTCGATAAAGTTCAGCTCGCTCTATTACAACGCGATCCATTTTTACCGCGACATTTCAAACATCATTTAA